One Pelecanus crispus isolate bPelCri1 chromosome 31, bPelCri1.pri, whole genome shotgun sequence genomic region harbors:
- the LOC142596365 gene encoding histone H2B type 1-B-like isoform X2 has protein sequence MAARRRSERGGRGGRVKGSKKAKRRRSRKESYSIYVYKVLKQVHPDTGISSKAMGIMNSFVNDIFERIAGEASRLAHYNKRSTITSREIQTAVRLLLPGELAKHAVSEGTKAVTKYTSSK, from the exons atggcggcgcggcggcgcaGCGAGCGCGGCGGACGAGGTGGCCGAGTG AAGGGCTCCAAGAAGGCG AAGCGGCGCCGCAGCCGCAAGGAGAGCTACTCCATCTACGTGTACAAGGTGCTGAAGCAGGTGCACCCCGACACCGGCATCTCCTCCAAGGCCATGGGCATCATGAACTCCTTCGTCAACGACATCTTCGAGCGCATCGCGGGCGAAGCTTCGCGCCTGGCGCACTACAACAAGCGCTCCACCATCACCTCGCGGGAGATCCAGACGGCCgtgcggctgctgctgcccggcgAGCTGGCCAAGCACGCCGTGTCCGAGGGCACCAAGGCCGTCACCAAGTACACCAGCTCCAAGTAa
- the LOC142596365 gene encoding histone H2B 5-like isoform X1, producing MPEPAKSAPAPKKGSKKAVTKTQKKGDKKRRRSRKESYSIYVYKVLKQVHPDTGISSKAMGIMNSFVNDIFERIAGEASRLAHYNKRSTITSREIQTAVRLLLPGELAKHAVSEGTKAVTKYTSSK from the coding sequence ATGCCTGAACCGGCCAAGTCGGCGCCTGCCCCCAAGAAGGGCTCCAAGAAGGCGGTGACCAAGACCCAGAAGAAGGGTGACAAGAAGCGGCGCCGCAGCCGCAAGGAGAGCTACTCCATCTACGTGTACAAGGTGCTGAAGCAGGTGCACCCCGACACCGGCATCTCCTCCAAGGCCATGGGCATCATGAACTCCTTCGTCAACGACATCTTCGAGCGCATCGCGGGCGAAGCTTCGCGCCTGGCGCACTACAACAAGCGCTCCACCATCACCTCGCGGGAGATCCAGACGGCCgtgcggctgctgctgcccggcgAGCTGGCCAAGCACGCCGTGTCCGAGGGCACCAAGGCCGTCACCAAGTACACCAGCTCCAAGTAa
- the LOC104024393 gene encoding histone H2A type 2-C, which yields MSGRGKQGGKARAKAKSRSSRAGLQFPVGRVHRLLRKGNYAERVGAGAPVYLAAVMEYLTAEILELAGNAARDNKKTRIIPRHLQLAVRNDEELNKLLGGVTIAQGGVLPNIQAVLLPKKSESHKAKGK from the coding sequence ATGTCGGGCCGCGGGAAGCAGGGCGGCAAGGCCCGCGCCAAGGCCAAGTCGCGCTCGTCCCGCGCCGGCCTCCAGTTCCCCGTGGGCCGCGTCCACCGGCTCCTTCGCAAGGGGAACTACGCCGAGCGGGTGGGCGCCGGCGCTCCCGTCTACCTGGCTGCCGTCATGGAGTACCTGACGGCTGAGATCCTGGAGCTGGCGGGGAACGCCGCCCGCGACAACAAGAAGACGCGGATCATCCCCCGGCACCTGCAGCTGGCCGTGCGAAACGACGAGGAGCTCAACAAGCTGCTGGGCGGCGTGACCATCGCGCAGGGTGGGGTGCTGCCCAACAtccaggctgtgctgctgcccaaGAAGAGCGAGAGCCATAAGGCCAAGGGCAAGTGA
- the LOC104027744 gene encoding long-chain fatty acid transport protein 2-like — translation MAVPAAVTAAVAGLVVLLLLVPAAASRLAPFLWADLVAFAALARSSLRCRRRLDRRPAVTLLDVFQEHARRRPRQPLLRFQDEIYTYEDVERRSNRAARAFSRRLALQPGQAVAVFLPNEPTYVWTWLALAKLGCLMACLNCNARGQALRHALAAAQATLLLASPELQAAVEEVLPALQRDGIRVFYLSSTSPTPGVEALLPFIEAASDEPLPAHHRAGITSNSKAIYIYTSGTTGLPKAAVITELKLMMVANLSRLCGLRPDDVIYTTLPLYHSAGLLIGVGGCFEVGATCVLRAKFSASQFWDDCRRYNITVIQYVGELLRYLCNMPKRANDREHSVRLALGNGLRADVWKDFLQRFGPISIWEFYGATEGNAGFINYTGKIGAVGRANMFLKCFAPFELIKYNVEDDEPIRDERGLCIRAHPGETGLLVIKITKATPFHGYAGDSQKTERKILRDVLVKGDLFFNSGDLLMIDHERFVYFHDRVGDTFRWKGENVATTEVEATLAMVNFIQEVNVYGVSVPGCEGRCGMAAIRLKAGASFEGENFYAFTKDTLPSYAAPRFVRIQDALEITGTFKQCKGNLVKEGFDPNVIKDPLFFRDDKKKTYVPLNPDIYAAILDMKLNL, via the exons ATGGCGGTGCCGGCGGCCGTCACGGCGGCGGTGGCCGGGCTGgtcgtgctgctgctgctggtgccggCGGCGGCCTCGCGCCTGGCGCCCTTCCTCTGGGCTGACCTGGTGGCCTTCGCTGCCTTGGCGCGCTCCTCGCTGCGGTGCCGGCGGCGCCTGGACCGCCGCCCCGCCGTCACCCTCCTCGACGTCTTCCAGGAGCACGctcgccgccggccccgccagcCGCTGCTCCGCTTCCAGGATGAGATTTACACCTACGAGGACGTGGAGCGCCGGAGCAACCGGGCTGCCCGGGCGTTCTCCCGGCGCCTGGCGCTGCAGCCGGGCCAGGCCGTCGCCGTCTTCCTCCCCAACGAGCCCACCTACGTGTGGACGTGGCTAGCGTTGGCCAAGCTGGGCTGCCTCATGGCCTGCCTCAACTGCAACGCGCGGGGCCAGGCGCTGCGGCACGCGCTCGCCGCCGCCCAGGCCaccctgctcctggccagccCCG agCTCCAGGCCGCCGTGGAGGAGGTGCTGCCGGCCCTGCAGCGTGACGGCATCCGCGTCTTCTATCTGAGCTCCACGTCGCCCACGCCGGGCGTCGAGGCCCTGCTGCCCTTCATCGAGGCGGCCTCCGATGAGCCCCTGCCCGCCCACCACCGCGCCGGCATCACCTCCAACTCCAAGGCCATCTACATCTACACCTCCGGCACCACCG ggctgcccaaGGCAGCAGTGATCACAGAGCTGAAGCTGATGATGGTGGCCAACCTGAGTCGGCTCTGTGGCCTGCGGCCTGATGATGTCATCTACACAACGCTCCCGCTCTACCACTCAGCCGGGCTGCTCATCGGGGTGGGCGGGTGCTTCGAGGTCG GAGCCACCTGCGTCCTGCGGGCCAAGTTCTCTGCCTCCCAGTTCTGGGACGACTGCCGCCGCTACAACATCACCGTCATCCAGTATGTGGGCGAGCTCCTGCGCTACCTCTGCAACATGCCCAAG CGCGCCAACGATCGGGAGCACAGCGTGCGCTTGGCCCTGGGCAACGGCCTGCGGGCAGATGTGTGGAAGGACTTCCTCCAGCGCTTCGGGCCCATCTCCATCTGGGAGTTTTATGGGGCCACCGAGGGCAACGCTGGCTTTATCAACTACACCGGCAAGATCGGGGCCGTGGGCAGAGCCAACATGTTCCTCAAG TGTTTTGCTCCCTTTGAGCTGATCAAGTACAACGTGGAGGACGACGAACCCATACGTGACGAGCGAGGTCTCTGCATCCGAGCCCACCCCG GTGAAACAGGGCTGCTGGTCATTAAAATCACCAAAGCCACCCCTTTCCACGGCTACGCGGGCGATTCCCAGAAGACAGAGAGGAAGATATTGAGGGACGTCTTGGTCAAAGGCGACCTCTTCTTCAACAGCGGTGACCTCCTCATGATTGACCATGAAAGATTCGTCTACTTCCACGACCGCGTGGGAGACACTTTCCG TTGGAAAGGTGAGAATGTGGCCACGACGGAGGTGGAGGCCACGCTTGCCATGGTGAACTTCATCCAGGAGGTCAACGTGTACGGAGTGTCCGTGCCAG GGTGTGAGGGCAGGTGCGGTATGGCAGCCATCCGCCTGAAGGCCGGGGCGAGCTTCGAGGGTGAGAACTTCTACGCCTTCACCAAGGACACGCTGCCCAGCTATGCTGCCCCCCGCTTCGTGCGGATCCAG GATGCCCTGGAGATCACGGGGACCTTCAAGCAGTGCAAAGGCAACCTGGTCAAAGAAGGCTTTGACCCCAATGTCATCAAAGACCCCCTCTTCTTCCGCGATGACAAGAAGAAAACCTACGTGCCCCTGAACCCCGACATCTACGCCGCCATCCTGGACATGAAGCTCAACCTGTAG